The following proteins are encoded in a genomic region of Acidobacteriota bacterium:
- a CDS encoding response regulator, which translates to MPKGKTILVVDDSATVRKLISSKLEKSGHQVICAVDGVEAMATIETIVPDLVLLDIAMPRMDGYQVCKLIRSNEAVKDVPVVMISGKDGFFDKVRGRMAGTTGYITKPFGPETLMKALETYLIPETAAAE; encoded by the coding sequence ATGCCGAAAGGCAAGACGATCCTCGTCGTTGACGACAGCGCAACGGTTAGAAAGCTCATTTCAAGCAAACTCGAAAAGAGCGGCCATCAGGTCATCTGCGCTGTTGACGGAGTCGAAGCAATGGCAACTATCGAGACGATTGTTCCGGATCTGGTACTTCTCGATATTGCGATGCCGCGAATGGACGGCTACCAAGTTTGCAAGTTGATACGTTCGAACGAGGCAGTAAAAGATGTTCCGGTCGTAATGATCTCAGGCAAAGACGGCTTTTTCGATAAGGTCCGGGGCCGAATGGCCGGCACGACCGGTTACATCACCAAGCCTTTCGGACCGGAAACTCTGATGAAGGCCCTGGAAACCTACCTCATTCCTGAAACCGCCGCAGCCGAATAA